A single region of the Catharus ustulatus isolate bCatUst1 chromosome 35, bCatUst1.pri.v2, whole genome shotgun sequence genome encodes:
- the LOC117009685 gene encoding neuronal pentraxin-1-like, producing VDILDNFGYFCPPQAVPLSLSPAPGRWQHLCVTWAAAGGSWRSFQDGIPRGRGEGLAPGHALRPHGVLVLGQEQDALGGRFDATQAFVGELAELHLWSRALAPPEVAALARCASPEHGDLLAWGRAGLELHGGVTTLPFDPCA from the exons gtggatattttggataattttggttatttttgtcccccccaggctgtccccctgtccctgtcccccgcCCCGGGCAGGTGGCAGCACCTGTGCGTTACCTGGGCGGCCGCCGGCGGCTCCTGGCGGAGTTTCCAGGACGGGATCCCCCgcgggaggggggaggggctcGCCCCGGGCCACGCCCTGCGGCCACACGGGGTCCTGGTGCTGGGACAGgaacag GACGCGCTCGGGGGCCGTTTCGACGCCACCCAGGCCTTCGTGGGGGAGTTGGCCGAGCTGCACCTGTGGAGCCGCGCCCTGGCCCCGCCCGAGGTGGCGGCGCTGGCCAGGTGTGCCTCACCTGAGCACGGCGACCTGCTGGcctggggccgggcggggctggagctgcacgGGGGGGTGACCACGCTGCCCTTTGACCCCTGCGCctga